The following are from one region of the Qingrenia yutianensis genome:
- a CDS encoding M28 family peptidase: MKKFTSALIILMLLFTSTNYMILAEENIIDVSSMMTTIETLSANPRGYENKEIELARQFIIDKFNDYGLEVTTQEFETNLTDWNGNKFVAVNIIGTLKSNTEVKTDDILIIGAHYDGINNIPAANDNASGISVMLELIRLLHDIPTDTEIRFVAFDAEEMGLIGSEYYASHLGDDINRTIGMLNIDMIGSTKAGSVSIFSSNGNENYLSDILKKNKKYTNIAVSRDFGRSDHMSFYPKQIPDLNFAHKPIQNEYHCENDIIENINPNMLAYVANAVQIIALEIMSESTPSYISIAKPIPDNTVYTIENNIRIPFGWLTEFEKTTGIKLSQIPSADTNAVYQAKVKMFGMPEILTLTASSGIGVIGGVEHFSVNMQQVGITFEKLNEVLTNLFGSPSQNEIQETDTVIYDWHNIFGNTYSIILNKSNNTYSFHIVWYRGAPDAEGYTINGGELVRMEQAVGSVSVHITEKDGEIIHEEHKNLPSNTLPITDNAKRAWAKIKPYLSDDEINTIVFLCISTDGIGGGQPISIEKHIFDEEEFENKIKSIKDKEYYMDYSPTGTYLYLDDIDLLNSQGNCFVESNLSKNLSIARATARGKGCTDIPSEWAVNDVVNAIKADILPSELQSNYQTNITREQFCDLAFALLEKISGLKWHTAQDMLFEDTNNMSVGTLYKQGIINGKAKGIFAPHDFITREEAATILDRICEYVDISGNDVYDFRFHDDEAISEWAKSGVYHMQFIGIMNGVGDDLFAPQDTYTVEQAILTMVRIYDYH, from the coding sequence GCTGCTTTTCACAAGTACTAATTACATGATTCTTGCAGAAGAAAATATTATTGATGTAAGCTCTATGATGACCACGATTGAAACATTATCCGCAAATCCAAGAGGTTATGAAAATAAGGAAATAGAGCTTGCAAGACAATTTATTATTGACAAATTCAATGATTATGGATTAGAAGTAACGACCCAAGAATTTGAAACTAATCTTACCGATTGGAATGGAAATAAATTTGTAGCGGTTAATATTATTGGTACATTGAAGTCAAACACAGAAGTTAAAACCGATGATATCTTAATCATCGGTGCACACTATGACGGTATTAATAATATTCCTGCCGCAAATGACAATGCTTCCGGTATATCGGTTATGTTGGAGCTTATACGGCTTTTGCACGATATACCAACAGATACGGAAATTCGCTTTGTTGCTTTTGACGCGGAAGAAATGGGGTTGATTGGTTCGGAATACTATGCCAGTCATTTAGGGGATGACATAAACCGTACAATTGGAATGCTTAATATTGATATGATTGGATCAACAAAAGCGGGATCTGTAAGCATATTCTCCAGTAATGGAAATGAAAATTACTTGTCGGATATATTGAAAAAGAACAAAAAGTATACTAACATTGCGGTATCAAGAGATTTTGGCAGAAGCGACCATATGTCTTTCTATCCGAAGCAAATCCCTGATTTGAATTTTGCACATAAACCGATTCAAAATGAATACCATTGTGAAAACGATATAATTGAGAACATAAACCCCAATATGCTTGCATATGTTGCAAATGCAGTACAAATCATTGCACTTGAAATAATGAGTGAGAGTACACCATCTTATATATCAATCGCCAAACCTATTCCTGATAATACTGTTTATACAATTGAAAACAATATCAGAATTCCTTTCGGATGGCTAACGGAATTTGAAAAGACAACCGGTATTAAGCTAAGTCAAATCCCGTCTGCCGACACAAATGCGGTCTATCAAGCCAAAGTAAAAATGTTTGGGATGCCTGAAATTCTTACGCTTACAGCATCATCGGGTATAGGCGTTATTGGAGGAGTGGAGCATTTCTCTGTAAATATGCAGCAAGTCGGAATTACATTTGAGAAGTTAAACGAAGTGTTGACAAATTTATTTGGTTCACCTTCTCAAAACGAGATTCAAGAAACAGATACTGTTATATATGACTGGCACAATATTTTTGGAAACACATACAGCATTATACTTAACAAGAGTAACAATACTTATTCTTTTCATATTGTATGGTATAGAGGCGCTCCTGATGCGGAAGGATATACCATAAATGGTGGCGAGCTTGTCCGTATGGAACAAGCAGTTGGTTCTGTAAGTGTACACATAACAGAAAAGGATGGTGAAATTATTCATGAGGAACATAAGAATTTGCCCTCGAACACATTGCCTATTACGGACAACGCAAAAAGGGCTTGGGCAAAAATCAAACCATATTTATCTGATGATGAAATCAATACAATCGTATTTCTCTGTATATCTACTGATGGTATAGGCGGCGGACAACCTATTAGCATAGAAAAGCACATATTTGACGAAGAAGAATTTGAAAATAAAATAAAGAGCATAAAAGATAAAGAGTATTATATGGACTATTCTCCGACAGGTACATATCTATATTTAGATGATATTGATCTGCTAAATTCGCAAGGGAATTGTTTCGTTGAGTCAAATCTATCAAAAAACCTCTCTATTGCTCGTGCAACAGCCAGAGGAAAAGGCTGTACGGATATCCCTTCCGAATGGGCGGTAAATGATGTTGTAAATGCTATTAAAGCAGATATTTTACCAAGTGAGTTACAGTCAAACTATCAAACAAACATCACAAGAGAACAATTTTGCGACCTTGCTTTTGCGCTTCTTGAAAAAATTTCCGGATTAAAATGGCATACTGCACAGGATATGCTATTTGAGGATACGAATAATATGTCGGTTGGTACATTGTATAAGCAGGGTATTATAAATGGAAAGGCAAAAGGAATCTTTGCGCCTCATGACTTTATAACCCGTGAGGAAGCGGCGACTATACTTGATAGAATTTGTGAGTACGTGGATATTTCGGGTAATGATGTTTATGACTTCCGCTTTCATGATGATGAAGCAATATCCGAATGGGCAAAAAGCGGCGTTTATCATATGCAGTTTATAGGCATTATGAACGGTGTCGGAGATGATTTGTTTGCACCGCAAGACACATATACTGTAGAGCAGGCTATCTTAACTATGGTTAGGATTTATGATTACCACTAA
- a CDS encoding PepSY domain-containing protein — MKRKTKKPVSVLLCIVLLLSLIPLTALADESKAVKITEESKTAELVTDTAKFISLDEAKEIALKDAELDRNKQKITFTKEELSRNKGRPCYLLDFYTGENQYHYEVDAKTGEVIYGRRYILLTEAKKIAVDDAGCTEKVTFTEEELVDGGIKTPYYRLIFADNKTQWTYRINAVSGDILEKKEKNIGEADLISLEKAKSIALNDAGLVENAEKIVFTKEELIRNQGKPYYLLEFYTGKYQYHYEIDAKTGDIIYGRRYILLADAKRIAVDDAECSDKVTFLEEELVDGGIKTPYYLLVFADNNTQWTYRINAISGAVMGKHIDDISGTNFISLEEAKKIALKDAKLDEYAQKIVFTKAELNRNQGRPCYILEFYTGKYQYHYEIDAKTGEIIYGRRYILLADAKKIAVDDAGCAEKVTFTEEELVDGGIKTPYYRLVFADRKTQWTYRINAVSGAILEKKSKIIDEPDYISLEEAKKIALKDAELDKYAQKIVFTKAELNYYYGKRCYLLEFYTGENLYYYQIDTKTGEILYGRRYILLADAKKIAVDDAECSDRVTFLEEELVDGGIKTPYYHLVFADNKTQWTYRINAVTGSILKKKQKDIKVKPDTEWENPFGDVKKRDWFYFSVKFAYDFGLMKGTTEMEFSPDSYVTRAMFVMIIYRMEKEPQAGDSVFVDVEIGGYYDRAVAWANANGIVSGVSKDRFAPNDPITREQMATILYRYANFKGYDIESNGNTAYSDSSSISGYARNAVSWAAANLLMKGNDDGSFLPNANATRAQAAAVFARMIENLE; from the coding sequence ATGAAACGCAAAACAAAAAAACCGGTTTCCGTTCTGCTTTGTATAGTACTGCTGCTTTCGCTTATACCACTGACGGCACTTGCGGATGAATCGAAGGCTGTAAAGATTACGGAAGAATCAAAGACCGCAGAGCTTGTTACGGATACGGCAAAGTTTATCTCTTTGGATGAGGCAAAAGAAATTGCACTCAAAGACGCCGAGCTTGACAGAAACAAACAAAAAATAACGTTCACCAAGGAAGAACTGAGCCGCAATAAAGGCAGACCCTGCTACCTGTTGGATTTTTATACAGGGGAAAATCAGTATCATTATGAGGTTGACGCAAAGACGGGAGAAGTTATCTACGGCAGAAGATATATTCTGCTTACCGAAGCAAAAAAGATTGCCGTTGATGATGCGGGCTGCACCGAAAAGGTTACCTTTACAGAGGAAGAATTGGTGGACGGCGGCATCAAAACGCCGTATTATCGGCTTATCTTTGCAGACAATAAAACACAGTGGACATACCGAATCAATGCGGTAAGCGGCGATATACTTGAAAAGAAAGAGAAGAATATCGGCGAGGCAGATTTAATCTCTTTGGAAAAAGCAAAATCAATAGCGCTTAATGATGCCGGTCTTGTTGAAAATGCGGAAAAGATTGTGTTCACCAAGGAGGAGCTAATCCGCAATCAGGGCAAGCCCTATTACCTGTTGGAGTTTTACACCGGTAAATATCAGTATCACTATGAGATTGATGCAAAGACGGGCGACATTATCTATGGCAGAAGATATATTCTGCTTGCCGATGCAAAAAGGATTGCCGTTGATGATGCCGAATGCAGCGACAAGGTTACTTTTTTGGAGGAGGAATTGGTAGACGGCGGTATTAAAACACCGTATTATCTGCTTGTCTTTGCAGACAACAATACGCAGTGGACATACCGAATCAATGCGATAAGCGGCGCTGTGATGGGAAAGCATATTGATGATATCAGCGGTACGAATTTTATTTCCTTGGAGGAAGCAAAGAAAATCGCACTGAAGGACGCCAAGCTTGATGAATACGCACAAAAAATTGTGTTCACCAAAGCCGAGCTTAACCGCAACCAAGGCAGACCCTGCTATATTTTGGAGTTTTACACAGGTAAATATCAGTATCACTATGAGATTGACGCAAAGACAGGCGAAATAATCTACGGCAGAAGATATATTCTGCTTGCCGACGCAAAAAAGATTGCCGTTGATGATGCCGGGTGCGCCGAAAAGGTTACCTTTACCGAAGAAGAGTTGGTAGACGGCGGCATTAAAACGCCTTACTACCGACTCGTATTTGCCGACAGGAAAACGCAGTGGACATACCGAATCAATGCGGTAAGCGGCGCTATACTTGAAAAGAAAAGCAAAATTATTGATGAGCCGGATTATATCTCCCTGGAAGAAGCAAAGAAGATTGCGCTTAAGGACGCAGAGCTTGACAAATACGCACAAAAAATTGTGTTCACCAAAGCCGAGCTGAATTATTATTATGGTAAGCGTTGCTATTTGTTGGAGTTTTATACGGGGGAAAATCTGTATTACTATCAGATTGATACAAAGACAGGAGAAATACTTTACGGCAGAAGATATATTCTGCTTGCCGACGCAAAAAAGATTGCCGTTGATGATGCCGAATGCAGCGACAGGGTTACCTTTTTGGAGGAAGAATTGGTAGACGGCGGCATTAAAACGCCTTATTATCATCTCGTATTTGCCGACAATAAGACGCAGTGGACATACCGAATCAATGCGGTGACGGGCAGCATACTCAAAAAGAAACAAAAGGACATCAAGGTAAAACCAGACACCGAATGGGAAAATCCGTTCGGTGACGTTAAGAAAAGAGATTGGTTTTACTTTTCGGTGAAATTCGCATATGATTTTGGATTGATGAAGGGTACCACCGAGATGGAATTCTCACCCGACTCTTATGTGACCAGGGCAATGTTTGTCATGATTATTTATCGTATGGAAAAAGAGCCGCAAGCCGGAGACTCCGTGTTTGTGGACGTTGAAATCGGCGGTTATTACGACAGGGCGGTTGCATGGGCAAATGCAAACGGCATTGTTTCCGGCGTTTCAAAAGACCGTTTTGCACCGAACGATCCGATTACCCGTGAACAGATGGCAACAATCCTTTACCGCTACGCAAATTTCAAGGGATATGACATAGAATCAAACGGCAACACGGCATACTCGGACAGCAGCTCTATTTCCGGCTATGCGAGGAACGCTGTAAGCTGGGCAGCTGCAAACCTGCTTATGAAAGGCAATGACGACGGCAGCTTTTTGCCGAATGCAAATGCAACAAGAGCGCAGGCAGCGGCTGTATTTGCCCGTATGATTGAAAATCTGGAATAA